One genomic window of Paeniglutamicibacter sp. Y32M11 includes the following:
- the modA gene encoding molybdate ABC transporter substrate-binding protein, whose protein sequence is MSLHYRRVSMLLAATALIVSLSGCAFGTVDNADNQSPSGSSTTSEPSGEITVFAAASLKAPFTTLAEKFEAAHPGTTIKLSFAGSADLVTQLTAGAPADVFASADTKNMSKLQDADLVADTPVDFATNTLEIAVPPANPAAVNSLADLVEPGLKLVICAPQVPCGAATKAVEESAGITLAPVSEESSVTDVLGKVTSGEADAGLVYLTDIKSSGDKVRGIKFPESSAAVNIYPITTVSTSKNKALADAFITSITDAAGQKVLTDAGFGTP, encoded by the coding sequence ATGAGCCTTCACTACCGCCGAGTGTCCATGCTCCTCGCGGCAACCGCACTCATCGTCAGCCTTTCCGGCTGTGCGTTTGGCACCGTCGACAACGCGGATAATCAATCCCCCTCGGGAAGCAGCACCACCAGTGAACCAAGCGGTGAGATCACTGTCTTTGCTGCGGCCTCGTTAAAGGCTCCCTTCACCACCTTGGCCGAGAAATTCGAGGCCGCACACCCCGGTACCACCATCAAACTAAGCTTCGCCGGTTCCGCGGACCTGGTCACCCAGCTCACCGCCGGCGCCCCAGCGGACGTCTTCGCCTCGGCAGACACCAAGAACATGTCCAAACTCCAGGACGCCGACCTTGTTGCTGACACGCCAGTCGACTTCGCCACCAACACTCTGGAAATTGCGGTCCCCCCGGCCAACCCTGCGGCGGTCAATTCCCTTGCAGACTTGGTCGAACCCGGCCTCAAGCTGGTCATCTGCGCGCCGCAGGTACCGTGTGGGGCCGCGACAAAGGCCGTTGAGGAATCCGCGGGTATTACGCTGGCACCGGTCAGCGAGGAATCCTCGGTCACCGACGTCCTGGGCAAGGTGACAAGCGGTGAGGCCGACGCTGGGCTCGTGTACCTCACCGATATCAAGTCCTCCGGGGACAAGGTCAGGGGGATCAAATTCCCCGAGTCCTCCGCCGCGGTGAACATCTATCCGATCACCACCGTGAGCACCTCCAAAAATAAGGCTTTGGCCGATGCCTTCATCACCTCGATCACCGACGCGGCGGGCCAAAAAGTCCTGACCGACGCGGGGTTCGGTACGCCGTAG
- a CDS encoding ABC transporter permease: MNRRSPVGYTAIPPWIYAVAGLGACFVLLPLLAMVTKVNWSQFIPLITSESSLTALGLSLRTSAASTLLCIVLGIPLALVLARGSFPGQRILRAFVLLPLVLPPVVGGIALLYTFGRQGLLGRGLEVAGIQIAFSTTAVVLAQTFVALPFMVVSLEGALRSAGGKYEAVAATLGARPTTVLRRVTLPLVLPGLASGAVLSFARCLGEFGATLTFAGSLEGVTRTLPLEIYLQRESDADAAVALSLVLVAVAVLVVGLAYGNPQQKRKSRVPQ, translated from the coding sequence ATGAACCGACGCAGCCCGGTAGGGTATACCGCGATTCCCCCCTGGATCTATGCCGTGGCCGGCTTGGGGGCATGTTTTGTTTTGCTCCCACTGCTCGCCATGGTGACCAAGGTTAACTGGTCCCAGTTCATCCCCCTGATCACCTCCGAATCCTCACTGACGGCGTTGGGCCTGAGCCTACGCACCTCGGCGGCCAGTACGCTGCTGTGCATCGTACTCGGAATTCCCTTGGCGTTGGTGTTGGCGCGCGGGAGCTTCCCGGGACAGCGAATTCTGCGCGCCTTCGTACTGCTCCCGCTGGTACTTCCTCCGGTGGTTGGCGGCATCGCACTGCTCTATACCTTTGGTCGGCAGGGCTTACTGGGCCGCGGCCTGGAGGTGGCAGGTATCCAGATAGCGTTCTCCACCACCGCCGTGGTGCTGGCTCAGACTTTTGTGGCCCTGCCGTTTATGGTGGTCAGTCTCGAAGGCGCCTTGCGTAGCGCGGGCGGTAAGTATGAAGCCGTGGCCGCCACCTTGGGTGCCAGGCCAACTACGGTATTGCGCCGGGTGACGCTGCCGCTGGTACTACCCGGTCTGGCATCTGGCGCGGTATTGTCCTTTGCCCGCTGCCTCGGGGAATTTGGCGCGACCTTGACGTTCGCCGGATCGCTGGAGGGAGTCACCCGGACTCTGCCGCTGGAAATCTACTTACAGCGCGAGAGCGACGCCGATGCCGCCGTGGCACTGTCCCTAGTATTGGTGGCGGTGGCGGTCTTGGTTGTCGGGCTCGCGTATGGCAATCCCCAGCAAAAGAGGAAGAGTCGGGTGCCGCAATGA
- a CDS encoding sulfate/molybdate ABC transporter ATP-binding protein yields the protein MSFHFEATLANRDFEVSLHCEPGETLAVLGPNGAGKSTLLAIIAGLLRPDSGRASIGERVLFDLGAPTRTWHAPHLRGTALLAQEPLLFPHLSALENVAFGQRSQGVRAAAARSSARGWLAATETEEFASRRPDQLSGGQAQRVALARALATSPELLLLDEPMAALDIHSAPMMRRLLKRELAHRFAIIITHDVLDALMLADKVAILEGGRIIEFGPTLEVLNRPRSRFAAGLSGLNLITGPTRDEVIDTDYGLIAGTSESPLPPGTLAAATFSPADISIYLDPPHGSPRNMLTASITEIEPHGDAIRVRAGQLAADITVAALADLALEPGMRVFFVLKATAVRIYPA from the coding sequence ATGAGCTTTCACTTCGAGGCAACCCTTGCCAACCGCGACTTCGAGGTTTCGCTGCATTGTGAACCCGGCGAGACGCTGGCCGTGCTGGGGCCCAATGGGGCCGGCAAATCAACATTGCTGGCGATCATTGCCGGCCTGTTGCGGCCCGATTCCGGCAGGGCATCCATCGGCGAGCGCGTGCTCTTTGATCTCGGTGCACCTACACGTACCTGGCATGCCCCACATTTGCGCGGAACCGCGCTGCTCGCCCAAGAACCGCTACTCTTTCCCCACCTCAGTGCATTGGAAAATGTCGCCTTTGGACAGCGCAGTCAGGGGGTTCGCGCGGCGGCCGCGCGCAGCAGTGCCCGTGGTTGGCTTGCCGCCACGGAGACGGAAGAATTCGCGTCTCGCCGCCCCGATCAGCTGTCGGGCGGGCAGGCGCAGCGCGTTGCCTTGGCCCGCGCGTTGGCCACCTCACCCGAGCTTTTACTGCTAGATGAACCCATGGCCGCGTTGGACATCCATTCCGCGCCCATGATGCGTCGACTGCTCAAGCGCGAATTGGCGCACCGCTTCGCCATTATCATCACCCATGACGTGCTGGATGCATTGATGTTGGCCGATAAGGTGGCGATTCTGGAGGGCGGACGCATTATCGAATTCGGACCAACCCTCGAAGTGCTGAACCGGCCTCGTTCGCGTTTTGCCGCAGGGCTCTCGGGACTCAACCTGATCACTGGACCAACACGGGATGAAGTCATTGATACCGACTACGGGTTGATCGCCGGTACCAGTGAATCCCCGCTGCCGCCGGGCACCCTGGCCGCAGCGACCTTCTCCCCTGCGGATATTTCCATTTATCTGGATCCCCCACATGGCAGCCCGCGCAATATGCTCACTGCGTCCATCACCGAGATCGAGCCGCACGGTGATGCGATTCGAGTGCGGGCCGGGCAGCTGGCCGCCGACATCACCGTCGCTGCCCTGGCAGATTTGGCCCTTGAACCCGGGATGCGGGTCTTTTTTGTCCTCAAGGCAACCGCGGTGCGCATCTACCCTGCCTGA
- a CDS encoding 4-hydroxybenzoate 3-monooxygenase codes for MSTARTIIKTQVGIVGGGPAGLMLSHLLAKTGVENLVVESRDHETIRNTHRAGILEAGSVKMLTDSGVNGRVLTHGDEHTGIDLRFNGESHPLDFTDLVDATVTLYAQNEVFVDLAAARKRDAGDVRYSSEVTAVFDLETETPKFHFTDADGNGFEVHCDILVGADGSRSFCRRAVPGTQDFKIEYPFAWFGILTEAPKSSPELIYANSPHGFALISQRSETVQRMYFQCDPNEDVDSWSDDRIWNELQRRVDGPDGFTLKTGNIFDKTVLKFRSFVREPLSHGRMFLIGDAGHTVPPTGAKGLNLAFADVRVLFEAIDSFYSTQNSALLNGYSDLALKRVWKAQNFSYWMTSMLHTPVNADPFMAKRALGELDTVTSSRYGQQYLAESYTGWPHS; via the coding sequence ATGAGTACAGCGCGCACCATCATCAAGACTCAAGTCGGCATCGTGGGCGGCGGCCCCGCCGGATTAATGCTCTCGCATCTTTTGGCCAAGACCGGCGTCGAAAACCTCGTTGTTGAGTCCCGTGATCACGAGACCATCCGCAACACCCACCGAGCCGGCATCCTGGAGGCCGGTTCGGTCAAGATGCTCACCGACTCCGGCGTCAACGGACGCGTACTGACCCATGGCGACGAACACACCGGGATCGACCTGCGCTTCAACGGCGAATCCCACCCGCTGGACTTCACCGACTTGGTCGACGCCACCGTCACGCTCTACGCACAGAACGAGGTCTTCGTCGACCTAGCCGCGGCCCGTAAACGCGATGCCGGCGACGTGCGCTATTCCTCCGAAGTCACCGCGGTCTTCGACCTGGAAACCGAGACCCCGAAGTTCCACTTCACCGACGCGGACGGCAACGGCTTCGAGGTGCACTGCGACATTCTGGTCGGCGCCGATGGCTCGCGGTCCTTCTGCCGCCGCGCGGTTCCCGGCACACAAGACTTCAAGATCGAGTACCCCTTCGCTTGGTTCGGCATCCTAACCGAGGCCCCCAAGAGCTCCCCGGAACTGATCTACGCGAACTCCCCACACGGCTTCGCTCTGATCTCCCAACGCTCGGAGACCGTGCAGCGCATGTACTTCCAGTGCGACCCGAACGAGGACGTGGATTCTTGGAGCGATGACCGGATCTGGAACGAGCTGCAGCGCCGCGTCGACGGGCCCGACGGCTTCACCCTGAAGACCGGGAACATCTTCGACAAGACCGTGTTGAAGTTCCGCTCCTTTGTCCGCGAACCGCTCTCCCACGGCCGGATGTTCCTGATCGGCGACGCCGGGCACACCGTCCCGCCCACCGGCGCTAAGGGTCTTAATCTGGCCTTCGCCGACGTCAGGGTGCTCTTCGAGGCCATCGACTCGTTCTACTCCACCCAAAACTCGGCGCTGCTGAACGGCTACTCCGATCTGGCGCTGAAACGCGTCTGGAAGGCGCAGAACTTCTCCTACTGGATGACCTCGATGCTGCACACCCCGGTGAACGCCGACCCATTTATGGCTAAGCGCGCGCTGGGCGAACTCGATACCGTCACCTCCTCCCGTTATGGGCAGCAATACTTGGCCGAGTCCTACACCGGCTGGCCACACTCCTAG